The Streptococcaceae bacterium ESL0729 genome has a segment encoding these proteins:
- a CDS encoding ABC transporter ATP-binding protein: MTLKVDKVSGGYFGSKVLKDISFQVASGQLVGLIGLNGAGKSTTIQEIMGLLTPYEGVIKINDKSIREGVDSYRKQIGFIPESPALYEELTLREHIEITAMAYDIPLDLAMERAGKLLETFRLKDKLEWFPKNFSKGMKQKVMIICAFLTKPSLYIIDEPFLGLDPLAIQDLIELMFEMKRQGAAILMSTHILSTAEKFCDKFVVLHDGRLVADGTIDDLRDKFKMPQASLDDIYIALTKGDENYE, translated from the coding sequence ATGACTTTAAAAGTTGATAAGGTGTCAGGAGGATATTTTGGATCCAAGGTCCTAAAGGACATAAGTTTTCAGGTGGCAAGTGGTCAATTGGTTGGGCTGATCGGCCTAAATGGGGCAGGAAAATCAACAACCATCCAGGAGATTATGGGTCTTTTAACTCCCTATGAGGGAGTCATTAAAATAAACGATAAAAGTATCCGTGAGGGAGTCGATAGCTACCGCAAGCAAATTGGCTTTATTCCAGAAAGTCCAGCCCTCTATGAGGAGTTGACCTTAAGGGAACATATCGAGATTACGGCCATGGCCTATGATATTCCGCTTGATTTAGCCATGGAACGGGCAGGAAAATTACTGGAAACCTTTCGTCTTAAGGATAAGCTTGAGTGGTTTCCTAAGAATTTTTCCAAGGGGATGAAGCAGAAGGTTATGATTATTTGTGCCTTTTTAACCAAGCCCAGTCTTTATATTATTGATGAGCCCTTTCTAGGACTTGACCCCTTGGCCATCCAGGACTTGATTGAACTCATGTTTGAGATGAAGAGGCAGGGAGCTGCCATTCTTATGAGTACCCATATTCTTTCAACGGCAGAAAAATTTTGCGACAAGTTTGTCGTCCTTCATGATGGGCGTCTGGTAGCTGATGGAACCATCGATGATTTAAGGGACAAGTTTAAGATGCCCCAGGCAAGCCTTGATGATATTTACATAGCCTTGACGAAAGGTGATGAAAATTATGAATAA